From the Clavibacter phaseoli genome, one window contains:
- a CDS encoding tetratricopeptide repeat protein codes for MTNVPPSAASLRGAVDLSSLVNRAQAPVAPAGGAAAAGAPAAPGVAPAAGAPGARQTVDVPGLVLAADDASFTQFLDISSVVPVIVELVSTGLASSRELSPVLERVVTAQAGRVLLVRIDVDQSPQLGQAFQAQTVPTVAALIGGRPVGLFAGVIPEDQVLDVIQQVLELAQQNGVTGQAVAPGGSAEPAAPVEEPLPPHHAEAYAFIEQGDYASAAAEYRTAIAQNPRDALAVAGLAQVSLLHRLAGTAADAVRSAAASAPEDVDAQLLVADLDLSGGHVEDAFDRLLTLFPSLDADGREAVRQRLLEHFEVVGLEDPRVAVARRRLTRLLY; via the coding sequence ATGACGAACGTGCCCCCCTCCGCCGCGAGCCTCCGCGGCGCCGTCGACCTCTCCTCGCTCGTGAACCGGGCCCAGGCGCCGGTTGCGCCCGCGGGCGGGGCTGCCGCTGCCGGCGCGCCCGCCGCCCCGGGCGTCGCCCCCGCGGCCGGTGCGCCCGGCGCCCGGCAGACGGTCGACGTCCCGGGCCTCGTGCTCGCGGCCGACGACGCGTCCTTCACGCAGTTCCTCGACATCTCGTCCGTGGTGCCCGTGATCGTCGAGCTCGTCTCGACGGGCCTCGCCTCCAGCCGGGAGCTGTCTCCCGTGCTCGAGCGCGTCGTCACCGCGCAGGCGGGCCGCGTGCTGCTCGTCCGCATCGACGTGGACCAGAGCCCGCAGCTCGGCCAGGCGTTCCAGGCGCAGACCGTCCCGACGGTCGCGGCGCTCATCGGCGGTCGTCCCGTGGGCCTGTTCGCGGGCGTGATCCCCGAGGACCAGGTGCTCGACGTCATCCAGCAGGTGCTGGAGCTCGCGCAGCAGAACGGCGTGACCGGGCAGGCCGTGGCCCCCGGCGGATCCGCCGAGCCCGCCGCGCCCGTCGAGGAGCCCCTGCCGCCCCACCACGCGGAGGCCTACGCCTTCATCGAGCAGGGCGACTACGCGTCCGCCGCGGCCGAGTACCGCACGGCCATCGCGCAGAACCCGCGCGACGCCCTCGCGGTCGCCGGCCTCGCGCAGGTGAGCCTGCTGCACCGGCTCGCCGGCACGGCGGCGGACGCTGTCCGCAGCGCCGCCGCCTCCGCCCCGGAGGACGTCGACGCGCAGCTGCTCGTCGCCGACCTCGACCTCTCCGGCGGTCACGTCGAGGACGCCTTCGACCGGCTCCTCACGCTGTTCCCGTCGCTCGACGCCGACGGCCGTGAGGCCGTGCGCCAGCGCCTGCTCGAGCACTTCGAGGTCGTGGGGCTCGAGGACCCGCGCGTCGCGGTCGCGCGACGCCGCCTCACGCGCCTGCTCTACTGA
- a CDS encoding AI-2E family transporter — MKIQNPYRLGLLAGLGVLTALVIGGALVSLGTVLTYVGTAIFLALGIDPLVTFLERKGVPRPVAILVIFLVLLGSLAGVLLAVIPVVVNQASALVTQIVQYAQSVSGDQFIENLQSFVPREVFDVQSGADQLIQYLSNASNVAAITGNVITVAFTIGNFLFGLVIVVILTMYFTASLNSFKSGLYKLVPATRRARFADIAEQITQSVGRYVMGQVGLALCNGVLSFVYLSIVGAALPAVWAFIAFLFSLLPLVGTITGSALIVLGQIVLLPESMNTWIAVAVYYLVYMQIEAYVLSPNIMNRAVKVPGVVVVIAALTGGTLLGVLGALIAVPVAAAVLLIIRQVAVPLQNER, encoded by the coding sequence GTGAAGATCCAGAACCCCTACCGCCTCGGCCTCCTGGCCGGCCTCGGCGTGCTCACCGCGCTCGTCATCGGCGGCGCGCTCGTCTCGCTCGGCACGGTCCTCACGTACGTGGGCACGGCCATCTTCCTGGCGCTCGGCATCGACCCGCTCGTGACGTTCCTCGAGCGGAAGGGCGTGCCGCGCCCGGTCGCCATCCTCGTGATCTTCCTCGTGCTGCTCGGCTCGCTCGCGGGCGTGCTGCTGGCGGTCATCCCCGTCGTCGTGAACCAGGCGAGCGCCCTCGTCACGCAGATCGTGCAGTACGCGCAGAGCGTGAGCGGCGACCAGTTCATCGAGAACCTGCAGTCGTTCGTGCCGCGCGAGGTCTTCGACGTGCAGAGCGGCGCGGACCAGCTCATCCAGTACCTCTCCAACGCGTCGAACGTCGCCGCCATCACGGGGAACGTCATCACCGTCGCCTTCACCATCGGCAACTTCCTGTTCGGCCTGGTGATCGTCGTGATCCTCACCATGTACTTCACGGCCTCGCTCAACTCGTTCAAGAGCGGCCTCTACAAGCTCGTGCCGGCCACCCGCCGCGCGCGCTTCGCCGACATCGCCGAGCAGATCACGCAGTCGGTCGGCCGCTACGTGATGGGCCAGGTCGGCCTCGCGCTCTGCAACGGCGTCCTCAGCTTCGTCTACCTCAGCATCGTGGGCGCCGCGCTGCCGGCGGTCTGGGCGTTCATCGCGTTCCTGTTCTCGCTGCTGCCGCTCGTGGGCACGATCACCGGCTCGGCGCTCATCGTGCTCGGCCAGATCGTGCTGCTGCCCGAGTCGATGAACACGTGGATCGCCGTGGCCGTCTACTACCTCGTCTACATGCAGATCGAGGCGTACGTCCTCAGCCCGAACATCATGAACCGCGCCGTGAAGGTGCCCGGCGTCGTCGTGGTCATCGCGGCGCTCACGGGCGGCACCCTCCTCGGCGTGCTCGGCGCGCTCATCGCGGTGCCGGTCGCCGCCGCGGTGCTGCTGATCATCCGCCAGGTCGCCGTCCCGCTCCAGAACGAGCGCTGA
- a CDS encoding alpha/beta hydrolase, whose translation MTDAAPRPITSSTELPARREDVELTTADGLRLVGELALPADRDPVATLVTLHPLPTAGGFMDSHVLRKAALRLPAMAGLAVLRFNTRGTTSARGTSEGAFDGGDAERLDLAAAMDLVAARGLPAPWIVGWSFGTEIALKHGRQHPVEGAILLSPPLHRATADEVAAWHGDPRRLVILVPEHDDFLQPAEARERFASVPEAELIAVDGAKHLWVGESQVSRVLTEIVRTVNPAALPLPTEWPTAR comes from the coding sequence ATGACGGACGCCGCGCCCCGCCCCATCACGAGCTCCACCGAGCTGCCCGCCAGGCGCGAGGACGTCGAGCTCACGACCGCCGACGGCCTGCGGCTCGTGGGGGAGCTCGCGCTGCCCGCGGACCGGGATCCGGTGGCGACGCTCGTGACACTGCACCCGCTGCCCACGGCGGGCGGCTTCATGGACTCGCACGTGCTCCGCAAGGCGGCGCTGCGCCTGCCCGCGATGGCCGGCCTCGCGGTGCTGCGGTTCAACACGCGCGGCACGACGTCCGCCCGCGGCACGAGCGAGGGCGCCTTCGACGGCGGGGACGCGGAGCGGCTCGACCTCGCCGCCGCCATGGACCTCGTGGCGGCGCGCGGCCTCCCCGCTCCCTGGATCGTCGGCTGGTCCTTCGGCACGGAGATCGCCCTCAAGCACGGTCGCCAGCACCCCGTCGAGGGCGCGATCCTGCTGTCGCCGCCGCTGCACCGCGCGACCGCCGACGAGGTGGCCGCGTGGCACGGCGACCCGCGCCGCCTCGTGATCCTCGTGCCCGAGCACGACGACTTCCTGCAGCCGGCCGAGGCGCGCGAGCGGTTCGCGTCCGTGCCGGAGGCGGAGCTGATCGCCGTGGACGGCGCCAAGCACCTCTGGGTGGGGGAGTCGCAGGTCTCGCGCGTCCTCACCGAGATCGTGCGCACGGTGAATCCCGCGGCGCTGCCGCTGCCGACCGAGTGGCCGACCGCGCGCTGA
- a CDS encoding cation:proton antiporter: MDYAALGVAGIATLVSVTLLARRIGVATPLVLVLVGVAISYLPGVPPVEVPPELILAGVLPPLLYGAAVTVPLVDLRRNLRTIVSLSVVLVLVSAFGIGLLLYALFPHLSYAGALALGAVVSPPDAVAATSIARRLGLPPRLVTVLEGEGLVNDATALVLLRTSIAAVGASVDLWQAAGGFVLSAVGALGIGIAVGIVTTEVRRRLDDPVLDTAISFAVPFVAFIPAEEVGASGVLAVVAAGIWSGHRSASTLSAQSRINERLNWRTVLFLLENGVFLVMGLELRDIIDEVHEADLGVGTAVAYGALTLVVLTLIRFGFLVPLLLGLRRHEEHVAARTRRVRRGLERLRRERGDDRPSRRERAAARILRRRRADLQALRSQGLGWRGGLVLGWAGMRGVVTLAAAQSLPSGTPYRAQLVLIAFTVAIVSLLVNGGTLPAVIRLSGIRGSDAVEDQRQLAALVRELADAGIRAVDEGVRQLPEGTVVDDEVVERVRRDTAMKAEWVTERADAMAADDDAPLSPRAAYLLLRRHVLDAERAALLEARGTGEHPSRVLARAQRMLDQEEARLGRQADAG; the protein is encoded by the coding sequence ATGGACTACGCGGCTCTCGGCGTCGCCGGGATCGCGACCCTGGTGTCCGTCACGCTCCTCGCGCGGCGCATCGGCGTCGCCACGCCGCTCGTGCTGGTCCTCGTCGGAGTCGCGATCTCGTACCTCCCCGGCGTGCCCCCGGTCGAGGTGCCGCCCGAGCTGATCCTCGCGGGCGTCCTCCCGCCCCTGCTGTACGGCGCCGCCGTCACCGTCCCGCTCGTGGACCTCCGGCGGAACCTCCGGACGATCGTCAGCCTCTCGGTGGTCCTGGTGCTCGTGTCGGCCTTCGGGATCGGCCTGCTCCTCTACGCGCTCTTCCCGCACCTGTCGTACGCCGGCGCCCTCGCGCTCGGCGCCGTCGTCAGCCCGCCCGACGCCGTGGCCGCCACGAGCATCGCCCGTCGGCTCGGCCTGCCGCCGCGCCTCGTGACCGTCCTCGAAGGGGAGGGCCTCGTCAACGACGCGACGGCGCTCGTGCTGCTGCGCACCTCGATCGCGGCCGTGGGCGCGTCCGTCGACCTGTGGCAGGCCGCCGGGGGCTTCGTGCTCTCCGCGGTGGGCGCCCTCGGCATCGGCATCGCCGTCGGCATCGTCACCACCGAGGTGCGGCGACGGCTCGACGATCCCGTCCTCGACACCGCGATCTCCTTCGCCGTGCCGTTCGTGGCCTTCATCCCCGCGGAGGAGGTCGGGGCGTCGGGCGTGCTCGCCGTGGTGGCCGCGGGCATCTGGTCCGGGCACCGGAGCGCGTCGACGCTGTCGGCGCAGTCGCGCATCAACGAGCGGCTGAACTGGCGCACCGTGCTCTTCCTGCTGGAGAACGGCGTCTTCCTGGTGATGGGGCTGGAGCTCCGCGACATCATCGACGAGGTGCACGAGGCGGACCTCGGCGTGGGGACCGCGGTGGCGTACGGGGCGCTCACGCTCGTCGTCCTGACCCTGATCCGCTTCGGCTTCCTGGTCCCGCTGCTGCTGGGGCTGCGGCGCCACGAGGAGCACGTCGCGGCGCGCACGCGCCGGGTCAGGCGAGGGCTCGAGCGGCTCCGGCGGGAGCGCGGCGACGACCGGCCCTCGCGGCGGGAGCGGGCGGCCGCGCGGATCCTCCGACGTCGCCGCGCCGACCTGCAGGCCCTCCGCTCGCAGGGGCTCGGGTGGCGCGGCGGACTCGTGCTCGGCTGGGCGGGGATGCGCGGCGTGGTGACGCTCGCGGCCGCGCAGTCGCTGCCGTCGGGGACCCCGTACCGCGCGCAGCTCGTGCTCATCGCGTTCACGGTCGCGATCGTGTCCCTGCTCGTCAACGGCGGCACGCTGCCCGCGGTCATCCGGCTGAGCGGGATCCGCGGCAGCGACGCGGTGGAGGACCAGCGGCAGCTCGCGGCGCTCGTCCGGGAGCTGGCCGACGCCGGGATCCGCGCGGTCGACGAGGGCGTGCGGCAGCTGCCCGAGGGGACGGTCGTGGACGACGAGGTCGTCGAGCGCGTGCGCCGCGACACGGCGATGAAAGCCGAGTGGGTGACCGAGCGCGCCGACGCGATGGCGGCGGACGACGACGCACCGCTGAGCCCGCGGGCGGCGTACCTCCTGCTCCGGCGGCACGTCCTCGACGCCGAGCGCGCGGCCCTGCTCGAGGCCCGCGGCACGGGGGAGCACCCGTCGCGCGTGCTCGCCCGCGCGCAGCGCATGCTGGACCAGGAGGAGGCGCGCCTCGGCCGCCAGGCGGACGCCGGCTGA
- a CDS encoding lytic transglycosylase domain-containing protein, with the protein MAAPTIAFGAAAAFMLVNVVDPTSGAVANPQYQEYQTTVAQLARADAQSLTVATADTAVEIEPGFESVAAPPPPPPVVESTPATGSGSGSSAKSSGSSGGGAIAIPDPGSAKGIARSILASQGMGDDQYACLDYLWTKESGWRVNAYNPSGAYGIPQALPGSKMASAGADWQTNPATQITWGLGYIDSRYGSPCGAKAHSVLKNWY; encoded by the coding sequence GTGGCCGCCCCCACCATCGCGTTCGGCGCCGCCGCCGCGTTCATGCTCGTCAACGTCGTGGATCCCACGTCCGGCGCGGTCGCGAACCCGCAGTACCAGGAGTACCAGACCACCGTCGCGCAGCTGGCCCGGGCCGACGCCCAGTCCCTCACGGTCGCCACGGCCGACACCGCGGTCGAGATCGAGCCCGGCTTCGAGTCCGTCGCGGCCCCGCCGCCCCCGCCGCCCGTCGTGGAGTCCACGCCGGCCACCGGGTCCGGCTCCGGCTCCTCCGCGAAGTCGTCCGGCTCCAGCGGTGGTGGTGCCATCGCGATCCCGGATCCCGGCAGCGCCAAGGGCATCGCCCGCAGCATCCTCGCCTCGCAGGGCATGGGCGACGACCAGTACGCGTGCCTCGACTACCTCTGGACCAAGGAGTCCGGCTGGCGGGTGAACGCCTACAACCCCAGCGGCGCCTACGGCATCCCGCAGGCCCTGCCCGGCAGCAAGATGGCATCGGCGGGCGCCGACTGGCAGACCAACCCGGCCACGCAGATCACCTGGGGCCTTGGCTACATCGACTCGCGCTACGGCTCCCCGTGCGGCGCGAAGGCGCACAGCGTCCTCAAGAACTGGTACTGA
- a CDS encoding DivIVA domain-containing protein, protein MTTTFPSAGRRERGYDPDQVDAFLRDARRCYDDEADRSLTSETIRRVSFDMRRGGYSAAAVDRVLERLEDAFAVRERDRTVARVGAEAWNAEARRAAQEILDRVSRPAGERFDRAGFLTTGYDRREVDRFADRVAKYFRGTKPMSVDDVRTVAFHPRRGGYREAQVDLLLDAVIDVMNAVR, encoded by the coding sequence ATGACCACCACCTTCCCGAGCGCCGGGCGCCGCGAGCGCGGCTACGACCCGGACCAGGTCGACGCCTTCCTGCGCGACGCGCGTCGCTGCTACGACGACGAGGCCGACCGGTCGCTGACCTCCGAGACGATCCGCCGGGTGTCCTTCGACATGCGCCGCGGGGGCTACTCGGCCGCCGCGGTGGACCGGGTGCTCGAGCGCCTGGAGGACGCGTTCGCGGTGCGGGAGCGTGACCGCACGGTGGCCCGCGTCGGCGCCGAGGCCTGGAACGCCGAGGCGAGGCGCGCCGCGCAGGAGATCCTCGACCGGGTCAGCCGGCCCGCGGGGGAGCGCTTCGACCGCGCCGGGTTCCTGACCACCGGGTACGACCGCCGGGAGGTGGACCGCTTCGCGGACCGCGTGGCGAAGTACTTCCGCGGCACCAAGCCCATGAGCGTCGACGACGTGCGCACCGTGGCCTTCCACCCGCGCCGCGGCGGATACCGCGAGGCCCAGGTCGACCTCCTGCTGGACGCCGTCATCGACGTGATGAACGCCGTCCGCTGA
- a CDS encoding phosphatidate cytidylyltransferase translates to MASPEDPVERAPVVPPASGPDGAPRIRRHRGRVTRAEFEAQVQATRADLTAQVRATRASLEATNDRINARTGRNLLFAVTVGLLLGGVVLVSLVVVKQLFLLIAVALVAFTAYELATALRQAGRRVPRVGSVIAVVALVPITYYGRPDGQWLGLLGAMAFVALWRVVEQAVPARRTPVRALVGDVGSSVFLLAYVGLLGSFAVLLTAGDGGEWWTLAFLILVVCSDTGAYVAGLNFGKHPMAPTISPKKTWEGFAGAVVAAVLAGILLSLFMIQQEWWFGIVLGLVIVVTATLGDLAESLIKRDLGVKDISSWLPGHGGFLDRLDSVLPSAAVAYALFLIVTGASS, encoded by the coding sequence GTGGCCAGCCCCGAGGATCCCGTCGAGCGGGCGCCCGTCGTGCCGCCCGCGTCGGGCCCCGACGGCGCTCCGCGGATCCGCCGGCACCGCGGCCGCGTGACGCGCGCCGAGTTCGAGGCGCAGGTGCAGGCGACCCGGGCCGACCTGACCGCGCAGGTCCGGGCGACGCGCGCATCGCTCGAGGCGACGAACGACCGCATCAACGCGCGGACGGGACGCAACCTCCTCTTCGCCGTCACGGTGGGACTCCTGCTCGGCGGGGTCGTGCTCGTCAGCCTCGTCGTCGTCAAGCAGCTGTTCCTGCTCATCGCCGTCGCCCTGGTGGCGTTCACGGCGTACGAGCTCGCGACGGCGCTGCGCCAGGCGGGCCGCCGCGTCCCGCGCGTGGGCTCGGTCATCGCCGTCGTCGCGCTCGTGCCCATCACCTACTACGGCCGGCCGGACGGGCAGTGGCTGGGGCTCCTCGGTGCCATGGCCTTCGTCGCGCTCTGGCGAGTCGTGGAGCAGGCCGTGCCCGCCCGGCGTACCCCGGTGCGCGCGCTCGTCGGCGACGTCGGCTCGAGCGTCTTCCTGCTCGCCTACGTCGGGCTCCTCGGATCGTTCGCCGTGCTGCTCACCGCGGGCGACGGCGGGGAGTGGTGGACCCTCGCGTTCCTCATCCTCGTGGTGTGCTCCGACACGGGCGCCTACGTCGCCGGGCTCAACTTCGGCAAGCACCCCATGGCGCCCACCATCAGCCCCAAGAAGACGTGGGAGGGCTTCGCCGGCGCGGTAGTCGCCGCGGTGCTCGCCGGCATCCTGCTCTCGCTGTTCATGATCCAGCAGGAGTGGTGGTTCGGGATCGTGCTCGGCCTCGTGATCGTCGTGACCGCGACGCTCGGCGACCTGGCCGAGTCGCTGATCAAGCGCGACCTCGGCGTCAAGGACATCAGCTCCTGGCTGCCGGGCCACGGGGGGTTCCTCGACCGCCTCGACTCGGTGCTGCCGTCGGCCGCGGTGGCCTATGCGCTGTTCCTCATCGTCACGGGCGCTTCCTCGTAG
- the frr gene encoding ribosome recycling factor, with product MGKAVEAVKEDFGSVRTGRANPALFQKVMVEYYGSPTPLGQLASMNNPEARTLIVTPYDKTALKEIEKALVNVPNLSATVGNDGEMVRLTLPELTEDRRKEFVKIVRGKAEEGRVSVRNIRRRSKDELDALKGEVGDDEVARGEKELEALTKTHTDQVDDALKRKETELLEV from the coding sequence ATGGGCAAGGCCGTCGAGGCGGTGAAGGAGGACTTCGGGAGCGTCCGCACGGGCCGCGCGAACCCCGCCCTCTTCCAGAAGGTCATGGTCGAGTACTACGGCAGCCCCACGCCGCTCGGCCAGCTCGCGAGCATGAACAACCCCGAGGCGCGCACGCTCATCGTGACGCCCTACGACAAGACGGCCCTCAAGGAGATCGAGAAGGCCCTCGTCAACGTCCCGAACCTGAGCGCCACCGTCGGCAACGACGGCGAGATGGTCCGCCTCACGCTCCCGGAGCTCACGGAGGACCGCCGCAAGGAGTTCGTCAAGATCGTCCGCGGCAAGGCGGAGGAGGGTCGCGTCAGCGTCCGCAACATCCGCCGTCGCTCCAAGGACGAGCTGGACGCGCTCAAGGGCGAGGTCGGCGACGACGAGGTGGCGCGCGGCGAGAAGGAGCTCGAGGCCCTCACCAAGACGCACACCGACCAGGTCGACGACGCGCTGAAGCGCAAAGAGACCGAACTCCTCGAGGTCTAG
- the pyrH gene encoding UMP kinase: MTDQTTTRRVLLKLSGESFGGGQMGVDPDVVSALAREIAEAAKTVEVAIVVGGGNFFRGAQLSQRGMDRGRADYMGMLGTVMNALALQDFLEQAGAATRVQSAISMTQVAEPYIPRRAVRHLEKGRIVIFGAGAGLPYFSTDTVAAQRALEISATEVLVAKNGVDGVYTGDPRTDPSATLLDTVTYQDALQRGLKVVDSTAFSLCMDNDMKMVVFGMEPGGNVTRAIRGERIGTIVSN; encoded by the coding sequence ATGACCGATCAGACCACCACCCGCCGCGTCCTCCTCAAGCTCTCCGGGGAGTCCTTCGGCGGCGGCCAGATGGGCGTCGACCCGGACGTCGTCAGCGCCCTCGCCCGCGAGATCGCCGAGGCCGCGAAGACCGTCGAGGTCGCGATCGTGGTCGGCGGCGGCAACTTCTTCCGCGGCGCGCAGCTGTCGCAGCGCGGCATGGACCGCGGCCGCGCGGACTACATGGGCATGCTCGGCACCGTGATGAACGCCCTCGCCCTGCAGGACTTCCTCGAGCAGGCCGGCGCCGCCACGCGCGTACAGTCGGCCATCTCCATGACGCAGGTCGCCGAGCCGTACATCCCGCGCCGCGCCGTGCGCCACCTCGAGAAGGGCCGCATCGTCATCTTCGGCGCCGGCGCCGGCCTGCCCTACTTCTCGACCGACACGGTCGCCGCGCAGCGCGCCCTCGAGATCTCCGCCACCGAGGTGCTCGTCGCCAAGAACGGCGTCGACGGCGTCTACACCGGCGACCCCCGCACGGACCCGTCGGCCACGCTCCTCGACACCGTCACGTACCAGGACGCCCTGCAGCGCGGCCTCAAGGTCGTCGACTCGACCGCCTTCAGCCTCTGCATGGACAACGACATGAAGATGGTCGTCTTCGGCATGGAGCCGGGCGGCAACGTCACCCGCGCCATCCGGGGCGAGCGCATCGGCACCATCGTCTCCAACTGA
- the tsf gene encoding translation elongation factor Ts, which yields MANFTAADVKELRDRLGAGMMDSKNALVEADGDIEKAIEILRLKGQKGNAKRGDRSTAEGLVAATEEDGAATLIELACETDFVAKNDKFIALSESVLAAVVAAGASTVEEALQAPAGEQTVDQLISDQAAILGEKIALRRVARLSGEHQEIYLHRTSKDLPPQVGVVVDYTGTDAETARSIAQHIAFANPEYLAREDVPADKVEAERAIVTEISRNEGKPEAALPKIIEGRLTGYFKQVALLEQDYAKDNKQSVKKVVEAAGLTVTGFARFKVGA from the coding sequence ATGGCGAACTTCACTGCCGCTGACGTCAAGGAGCTGCGCGACCGCCTCGGCGCCGGCATGATGGACAGCAAGAACGCGCTGGTCGAGGCCGACGGCGACATCGAGAAGGCCATCGAGATCCTGCGCCTCAAGGGCCAGAAGGGCAACGCCAAGCGCGGCGACCGCTCCACCGCCGAGGGCCTCGTCGCCGCGACCGAGGAGGACGGCGCCGCCACCCTCATCGAGCTCGCGTGCGAGACCGACTTCGTCGCGAAGAACGACAAGTTCATCGCGCTGTCCGAGTCCGTCCTCGCCGCCGTCGTCGCGGCCGGCGCGTCCACCGTCGAGGAGGCCCTCCAGGCCCCCGCCGGCGAGCAGACCGTCGACCAGCTGATCAGCGACCAGGCCGCGATCCTCGGCGAGAAGATCGCGCTGCGCCGCGTCGCCCGCCTCTCGGGCGAGCACCAGGAGATCTACCTCCACCGCACGTCGAAGGACCTCCCGCCCCAGGTCGGCGTCGTCGTCGACTACACCGGCACGGACGCGGAGACGGCCCGCAGCATCGCCCAGCACATCGCGTTCGCCAACCCGGAGTACCTTGCCCGCGAGGACGTCCCGGCGGACAAGGTCGAGGCCGAGCGCGCGATCGTCACCGAGATCTCGCGCAACGAGGGCAAGCCCGAGGCCGCCCTGCCGAAGATCATCGAGGGTCGCCTCACCGGCTACTTCAAGCAGGTCGCGCTCCTCGAGCAGGACTACGCGAAGGACAACAAGCAGTCCGTCAAGAAGGTCGTCGAGGCCGCTGGCCTCACGGTCACGGGCTTCGCCCGCTTCAAGGTCGGCGCCTAG
- the rpsB gene encoding 30S ribosomal protein S2, protein MAVVTIRQLLDCGVHFGHPKTRWNPKMKRFIFTERSGIYIIDLQQSLALIDKAYDFVKETVAHGGTILFVGTKKQAQESIAEQAQRVGQPYVNQRWLGGLLTNFQTVHKRLNRLKELDLVDFDDTTRGFTKKELLIQRRERDKLEKSLGGIRNLTKTPSAMWVVDTKKEHLAIDEARKLGIPVIGILDTNCDPDEVQYPIPGNDDAIRSVALLTRIIADAAAEGLIQRHQKPDAEGSAPAEPLADWERELLEQGDAAKAALPVEENDVDAEVSAKNEAKSDDEVAAPVHAPESDDATEAKIEAEATDAEKAPVSE, encoded by the coding sequence ATGGCCGTCGTCACCATCCGCCAGCTGCTCGACTGCGGCGTCCACTTCGGTCACCCGAAGACGCGCTGGAACCCGAAGATGAAGCGCTTCATCTTCACCGAGCGCTCCGGCATCTACATCATCGACCTGCAGCAGTCGCTGGCCCTCATCGACAAGGCGTACGACTTCGTCAAGGAGACGGTCGCCCACGGCGGCACCATCCTCTTCGTCGGCACCAAGAAGCAGGCGCAGGAGTCCATCGCCGAGCAGGCGCAGCGCGTCGGCCAGCCCTACGTGAACCAGCGCTGGCTGGGTGGTCTGCTGACCAACTTCCAGACGGTCCACAAGCGCCTCAACCGCCTCAAGGAGCTCGACCTCGTCGACTTCGACGACACGACGCGCGGCTTCACCAAGAAGGAGCTGCTCATCCAGCGTCGCGAGCGCGACAAGCTGGAGAAGAGCCTCGGCGGCATCCGCAACCTCACCAAGACGCCGTCGGCGATGTGGGTCGTGGACACCAAGAAGGAGCACCTCGCGATCGACGAGGCGCGCAAGCTCGGCATCCCCGTCATCGGCATCCTCGACACCAACTGCGACCCCGACGAGGTCCAGTACCCGATCCCCGGGAACGACGACGCGATCCGCTCCGTCGCGCTGCTGACGCGCATCATCGCCGACGCCGCCGCCGAGGGCCTCATCCAGCGCCACCAGAAGCCCGACGCCGAGGGCTCCGCCCCCGCCGAGCCGCTGGCCGACTGGGAGCGCGAGCTGCTCGAGCAGGGCGACGCCGCGAAGGCCGCGCTGCCCGTCGAGGAGAACGACGTCGACGCCGAGGTCTCCGCCAAGAACGAGGCGAAGTCCGATGACGAGGTCGCCGCGCCCGTGCACGCCCCCGAGTCCGACGACGCCACTGAGGCGAAGATCGAGGCCGAGGCGACCGACGCCGAGAAGGCTCCGGTCTCCGAGTAG